DNA from Conexivisphaera calida:
GTGGCTCGAACAGCTCCTGATCCGCTCGGTGGTCGAGGGCGGGTTCGTCCCCGCGCGCCTGGACGTGCGCGCCAGTTCTCCTCACGCGAGGAGGTGCGCTACCACGTGGAGGTGGGCGCACCCGTCGAATGGGACTCGTTCGAGGCGCTCCTGGAGGCGGCCCGCGCCGTGGGGGCTGAGCCGGTGCGCATCGACGTTCCCGCGGCGGACCTGGGCGGGCGCGCGCCGCACATCGAGATCACGATGCGCGCCCCGATCCCGGAGGACGTGCGGCGCCTCGCGCGCCTCCGAGTTCTCCCCGTAAATTTACGGGGTGGCCATGTGACCATCCGGATGATCGCGCGGGTCCGCGCCACCGGTTTCGAACCGCGATCCAGAGTCGTCGCGCGATGGGACGCCGGATCTGGAAGGGCCGTCGGAGGATATGGATGTCAGCGATTCTACTTCTTCCTCGCCTCGAACGCGCACTTATCTGGTCCATCGTTTATGCACTCGATCTCCTTCACGTCCCATTCCCCTCCTCTGATGGCCGAGAGCACCCCGGCTACGTAGCCGCGCACCCAGTGTGATGCATTCACATGCCCTCCCCTCTCGGCTGCGTAGTCCGAGAGGAGCTCGCATTCGATGAGGTTGCGCATCTCCATCCTGTACCTGTCCTCTCCCTCCAGGATGGTTATGTCAGCTGCATATCCGTTCGACTTCACCGTCTCGGCGAAGGCCCCGAGGGCCACGTGAGGATCCATGAGGGATCTCACGTATAGTTCACCCATCTCCCTACCGCTCGTGAATCCTGCATAGTAGGTGAACGCCGCCCCTGCATCATCCCCCAGGAGCTTCTTGGAGCCCCTGAAGAGGCCCCTCAGCGTGGCCTCCACCGCCAGGACCATGCGGGCGGCCCCCACCCTGAACACGTGTCCGCCCGTCCCCATCTTATGAACTTAAGGAATTCCACTTTAATAATCGTATGAAGGGAAGGCCAAAGGTCTATGCTGACATAGACGAGCTGAAACAAAAAGAAAGCATAAAGGTGTGGCTTTCAAAGCTGGCCCCAGTAGATAGCCAGGTTGGCAGCCTTTATTCCTTGGCCAGATACCTTCGATGGAGAAAGGAAAAAGGGCTTGAGTCAGATCCTGACAAGATCATAGAAGAATGCCTTGACGGGACTAACAGGACTCTGATAAAGCACCTTAACGAAGCTTTAGAGTATGTCAGCCAATATGAAGGAAAGAGAAAGACAGTCCATAAGCAGTATGAAAGGATAAGGTCTTTTATTCACACAACCACATTCAGCTACCCCAGGAAAAGCTCAGCATAAAGACTGGCTCAAGTGGTCTTGAAATAAAGGTTGCTGCAAAGGATTTTCTTTCATTTGTAACTCAGGTTCTTGAAAAGGCAAAGCTTGGCCTGAGGGATAATGTGATCATTCTTACAATGCTACAATCAGGTATGGACGCTTCAACCCTGGCTTTGAGTTTCAACTATTACGGCTATCCCCAGATCGTTAATGCGCTAGGAGATGATCCATCTAAGTGGGATATGTCAAAGTGTCCAGCAAAAATTGACGTAATAAGGCCAAAGAGAGAATTCCGCTATTACACCTTTCTGGATATCGATGCAATAAATGCAATCAAGGACTACATTCTGCTTGAAAGGGGTATTCCTTTTTCAACTCACAGGATCAAATTTTGGCCCAAAAATAAAGAGTTTTATGGCAAGGTAAGCGTCATAGGTTGAGCTTTTTAATTACGAATGCCTCTTTTTGAGCTTCTGACTGTTATGAAATGTTATGCATGCGAAATAAGTGACGGTTGCGTTAACTTTATATGAAAGTATGTTTCATTTAATTTTAATGACCTTAAAAAGGGATAAGGTGGTCAGCTCTTTATTTGTAGTAATGATGCTAGGTATTCTGTTTTTCATGGCAGTCCCTACAATGTACGTTGGTTCCTCTTCATCAGTGGCAGCTGCTCAATCTACATCCACGCCTGCAGTAGTGGTTACAGACTTGACTAGTGTTTTACCTAGATCTTATAATAACTCAGAATATCTTACAGCTCTTGGTGGGATTGCAGTATTTGGCAACAAAATTCTAGTGGTCGGAAGCGGGCAATATCCGCTTGTTGGCGTTTACAATATTCAAACTGGCAAATTCACCGATCTCTCGAACCAATTTGAACAAGAGATAGGTTCTGGCGCAGATGAATGGACACTTAGCAGTGTAGCAAATATAGGTCCGTATTTTCTTATAGTTGGATATCGCTACACTGGTTCTGGATATGAACCTGTTATGGCATCTTATAACATGATAACCAACACTTTCTACAATCTGAGCTCTAGGATTCCCGCATCTTACAGTAATTGGATTCTAGACGGTGTTACATCGTACGGCGGAACATTTTACATAGTAGGCGTCGAACCCTCCTCTACTTCTCCGCTTGGCTATAAATCAGTTATGGCTACGTTCAACGGAATTCAGTTCAAAAACATCTCTTCAGCTATTCCTTCTGGATATGACAACTACTATTTTATAGGTATTACTAGCTTAGAAAACGGTGAATTCTTGATAACTGGTTGGGCGGGGTACATGTATCCATATTCTGGAGGAGTGTTGCTGCTTTATTCTCCATATAAAGGGTTTACCAACCTTACATCTTTGGTTCCATCTAACGTGTTCTGGCTGAGCGGTGCTACTCGGCACGGCGACGAAGTGGTAATAGTTGGG
Protein-coding regions in this window:
- a CDS encoding V4R domain-containing protein, giving the protein MGTGGHVFRVGAARMVLAVEATLRGLFRGSKKLLGDDAGAAFTYYAGFTSGREMGELYVRSLMDPHVALGAFAETVKSNGYAADITILEGEDRYRMEMRNLIECELLSDYAAERGGHVNASHWVRGYVAGVLSAIRGGEWDVKEIECINDGPDKCAFEARKK